A genomic stretch from Camelus dromedarius isolate mCamDro1 chromosome 10, mCamDro1.pat, whole genome shotgun sequence includes:
- the RGP1 gene encoding RAB6A-GEF complex partner protein 2: MIEVVAELSRGPVFLAGEALECVVTVTNPLPPTATSASSEALAWASAQIHCQFHASESRVALPPPDSSQPDVQPESQTVFLPHRGERGQCILSTPPKILFCDLRLDPGESKSYSYSEVLPIEGPPSFRGQSVKYVYKLTIGCQRVNSPITLLRVPLRVLVLTGLQDVRFPQDEAVAPSSPFLEEDEGGKKDSWLAELAGERLMAATSCRSLHLYNISDGRGKVGTFGIFKSVYRLGEDVVGTLNLGEGTVACLQFSVSLQTEEQVQPEYQRRRGAGGAPSVSHVTHARHQESCLHTTRTSFSLPIPLSSTPGFCTAVVSLKWRLHFEFVTSREPGLVLLPPMEQPEPVTWTGPEQVPVDTFSWDLPIKVLPTSPTLASYAAPGPSTSTITI, translated from the exons ATGATTGAAGTGGTAGCGGAGCTGAGCAGAGGTCCTGTGTTTCTGGCGGGGGAGGCGCTGGAGTGTGTGGTGACTGTCACCAACCCCCTGCCTCCCACTGCCACTTCTGCATCAAG CGAGGCTCTGGCCTGGGCCAGTGCCCAAATCCACTGCCAGTTCCATGCCAGTGAGAGTCGAGTAGCACTGCCTCCCCCAGACTCCAGTCAGCCAGATGTCCAGCCTgagagccagactgtcttccTACCACACCGAG GTGAGAGGGGTCAGTGTATCCTTTCCACTCCACCAAAAATCCTGTTCTGTGACCTGAGGCTAGACCCTGGAGAGTCCAAATCAT ACTCCTACAGTGAAGTGCTGCCTATAGAAGGACCACCCTCCTTTCGGGGTCAGTCAGTCAAGTATGTCTACAAACTGACCATTGGCTGCCAGCGTGTCAACTCACCCATCACTTTACTCAGGGTCCCTCTGAGGGTTCTTGTGCTGACTG GCCTTCAAGATGTCCGGTTTCCCCAGGATGAGGCTGTAGCCCCATCCAGTCCATTCTTggaggaggatgaaggtgggAAGAAGGATTCATGGCTTGCTGAGCTCGCTGGGGAGCGCCTCATGGCTGCCACATCGTGTCGCAGCCTCC ATCTGTATAATATCAGTGATGGCCGAGGAAAAGTTGGGACATTTGGCATCTTCAAATCTGTATACAGACTCGGCGAGGACGTGGTGGGGACCTTAAACTTAGGGGAAGGAACTGTAGCTTGTTTGCAG TTTTCAGTAAGCTTACAGACCGAGGAGCAGGTACAGCCTGAGTACCAGCGGCGCCGCGGGGCAGGGGGTGCCCCCTCTGTGTCTCATGTCACTCATGCCCGGCACCAGGAGTCCTGCCTCCATACAACCAGAAccagcttctccctccccatccctctcaGCTCCACCCCAGGCTTCTGCACAGCCGTTG TATCCCTGAAGTGGCGTTTGCATTTTGAATTTGTAACATCCCGAGAACCAGGTTTGGTGCTCCTACCTCCCATGGAACAGCCTGAGCCTGTCACTTGGACAGGGCCTGAGCAAGTGCCTGTAGACACCTTCAGCTGGGACCTCCCCATCAAGGTGCTGCCTACAAGCCCTACCCTGGCCTCATatgcagccccagggcccagcaccagCACCATAACCATCTGA
- the MSMP gene encoding prostate-associated microseminoprotein encodes MAGSIARPRGPFSQLSRAFPRPFPGYPRLAAPRGSGPQISPPLPPVPPIRPRRRAGVGEAKKGLKGCTLRMLWAGQTKGILGGWGIICLVMSLLLQHPGVHSKCYFQAQAPCHYEGKYFTLGESWLRKDCFHCTCLHPVGVGCCDTSQHPIDFPAGCEVRQEAGTCQFSLVQKSDPRLPCKGGGPDPEWGSANTPVPAAPAPHSS; translated from the exons ATGGCAGGCAGCATTGCGAGACCCAG GGGCCCCTTCTCTCAACTCTCTCGGGCGTTTCCACGACCCTTCCCGGGCTACCCGCGCCTGGCTGCCCCTCGGGGCTCTGGCCCCCAAATCTCCCCGCCGCTGCCGCCGGTCCCGCCTATCCGGCCCCGGCGGCGGGCGGGGGTAGGCG AAGCCAAGAAGGGTCTGAAAGGCTGCACCCTAAGGATGCTCTGGGCTGGACAGACTAAGGGGATACTGGGCGGCTGGGGGATCATCTGCTTGGTGATGTCTCTGCTCCTCCAGCACCCAGGAGTCCACAGCAAGTGCTACTTCCAAGCTCAAG CCCCCTGCCACTATGAAGGTAAATATTTCACCCTGGGTGAATCTTGGCTCCGCAAGGACTGTTTCCATTGCACCTGTCTGCATCCCGTCGGTGTGGGCTGCTGTGACAC GTCCCAGCATCCTATCGATTTCCCGGCTGGGTGTGAGGTACGTCAGGAGGCAGGAACCTGCCAGTTCTCCCTGGTACAGAAATCTGACCCCCGGCTGCCCTGCAAAGGGGGAGGGCCCGACCCAGAGTGGGGCTCAGCTAACACCCCTGTTCCTGCGGCTCCTGCTCCCCACTCCAGCTAA